A single window of Methanothermobacter marburgensis str. Marburg DNA harbors:
- the priL gene encoding DNA primase large subunit PriL gives MVSSLFINPFSEDAREIVRNYGSPDTIFEASSVLLDTVKRTRGQNLDDNSLLPGSIGDLAIKRVEWYLQRQRRGFDHGDYAYLMNPGIKEYDVIAFYVLAQAAGAGFRRGSREVRLVVESTGALVEDRFRVLGSERDEIIEEVLIELGSEGTSWMELSELIGSGKLRLTDLILHRGRVVIDEDEFLMTFQDLITDRDPRSLYAALVGLELKETMISRIIMQRTEDYIARVSEMSSTVEPHPIILETAERIRETVNEVTSFRGGPVKSAGPGKLVPDAFPPCIRGTLDGVKSGNRNDAIVLLLTSFISYARLYPSVFRDRTPLKVSDLDPDLRVIREEILPIIYEAAERCEPPLFEDDPQEKLNITAKLGFGVHDEPEPEHEGESKWYTPMSCEKIKIHLPDLCRPDDLCRRITNPLTYYNRKRWELHRGKSEQEGED, from the coding sequence ATGGTGTCTTCACTTTTCATAAACCCATTCTCAGAGGATGCCAGGGAAATTGTAAGAAACTATGGATCCCCTGACACTATATTCGAGGCCAGCAGCGTACTCCTGGATACGGTTAAACGTACAAGGGGCCAGAACCTTGATGACAATTCACTCCTCCCCGGGAGCATAGGTGACCTTGCCATCAAGAGAGTGGAATGGTACCTTCAGAGGCAGAGGAGGGGTTTTGATCATGGGGACTATGCATACCTCATGAACCCAGGGATAAAGGAGTACGATGTAATTGCATTCTATGTCCTTGCACAGGCGGCAGGGGCGGGTTTCAGAAGGGGGTCACGGGAGGTAAGACTGGTCGTTGAATCTACAGGGGCCCTTGTGGAGGACCGCTTCAGGGTCCTTGGAAGTGAAAGGGATGAGATAATCGAGGAAGTCCTCATTGAACTTGGATCCGAAGGAACCAGCTGGATGGAACTTTCAGAACTCATCGGATCAGGTAAGCTGAGGCTCACAGACCTCATACTCCACAGGGGGAGGGTGGTGATTGATGAGGACGAATTCCTGATGACATTCCAGGATCTGATAACCGACAGGGACCCCAGGAGTCTCTACGCCGCACTTGTGGGTCTGGAACTCAAGGAGACAATGATATCCCGCATAATAATGCAGAGGACAGAGGACTACATTGCCAGGGTCTCTGAGATGAGCTCCACAGTGGAACCCCACCCCATCATCCTTGAAACAGCAGAAAGGATAAGGGAGACTGTTAATGAGGTCACATCATTCAGGGGCGGGCCGGTTAAATCTGCAGGTCCAGGTAAACTCGTCCCGGATGCATTCCCCCCATGCATAAGGGGAACCCTGGATGGTGTGAAGTCAGGTAACAGAAACGATGCCATAGTCCTCCTCCTCACCTCATTCATATCCTATGCAAGGCTATACCCATCGGTCTTCAGGGACCGGACACCCCTCAAGGTTTCAGACCTTGACCCCGACCTCAGGGTGATCCGGGAGGAGATACTCCCCATAATATATGAGGCAGCAGAGAGGTGTGAACCACCCCTATTTGAGGATGACCCCCAGGAGAAGCTGAACATAACCGCGAAGCTTGGTTTCGGTGTCCATGATGAACCTGAACCCGAACATGAGGGTGAGAGTAAATGGTACACCCCCATGAGCTGCGAGAAGATCAAAATACACCTACCTGACCTCTGCAGACCCGATGACCTCTGCAGGAGGATCACCAACCCCCTCACCTACTACAACAGGAAAAGGTGGGAGCTCCACAGGGGGAAGTCAGAACAGGAAGGGGAGGATTGA
- the metG gene encoding methionine--tRNA ligase has translation MSKVFITCALPYANGPTHLGHLRSTYIPADIYARYRRLRGDDVLFVCATDEHGTPIAVKAESEGLKPIEVATRYNEMIKRDLEECDISFDSFTRTTDDLHYEIAQNFFLKLYEKGYIYEKDIKQLYCNSCQRFLPDRYVEGICPHCGGEGARGDHCESCGRHLEPLQLEDPVCMVCGSEPVVRDSRHYFFRLSQFQDKLMEWIGESDMPSNVKNYALQWLREGLRDWILTRDMDWGVPVPLEGNDGKIIYVWGEAFLGYISSAAAWSRKTGKPWREYWDAGAVHFIGKDIIYHHAIFWPALLMAYGCRIPENIIAGEYLSLEGRKMSTSKNWVVWTSDFLERFHKDLLRYYLTVNAPLTRDTDFSWDDFQRRVNDELADVLGNFLHRTFSFTGRFFDGRVPEPSELTAEDEEFLNSIRRAPDTVGELLENFQFRDAMMSVIKLAKKGNKYFNDQEPWRAIKESPERASTCLHLCNLLAANLGKLLMPFMPSSAGRVLSIMNMEDEPWGFHELEAGRVIERARPLFSKIPDEVIEKEKSKLIKEEDSVSETVTIDDFAALDIRVGVIRSAERIEGSDKLLKLMIDVGEREMQVVAGLAEKYSPEDLLERKVTVLANLKPAKLFGVKSEGMVLATGESLNILDPGDAGIGERIM, from the coding sequence TTGAGCAAAGTATTTATCACCTGCGCACTTCCCTATGCCAATGGGCCAACGCATCTCGGTCATCTGAGGTCAACCTACATACCCGCGGATATATATGCAAGGTACAGGAGGCTGAGGGGTGACGATGTCCTGTTTGTGTGTGCCACAGATGAACACGGGACACCCATAGCCGTCAAGGCAGAGAGTGAGGGTCTGAAACCCATTGAAGTTGCCACGCGGTACAATGAGATGATAAAACGTGACCTTGAGGAGTGCGACATATCCTTTGACAGTTTCACAAGGACCACCGATGATCTGCACTACGAGATAGCCCAGAACTTCTTCCTGAAACTCTATGAGAAGGGTTACATATACGAGAAGGACATAAAACAGCTCTACTGCAACAGCTGTCAGCGCTTCCTCCCGGATAGATATGTTGAGGGGATCTGTCCCCACTGCGGAGGTGAGGGTGCCCGTGGAGACCACTGCGAGAGCTGTGGAAGGCACCTTGAACCCCTCCAGCTTGAGGATCCCGTGTGCATGGTGTGCGGCTCAGAGCCCGTGGTTAGGGATTCAAGGCACTACTTCTTCCGCCTCAGCCAGTTCCAGGATAAACTCATGGAATGGATTGGGGAATCAGATATGCCCTCAAATGTTAAGAACTACGCCCTCCAGTGGCTCAGGGAGGGGCTCAGGGACTGGATACTCACAAGGGACATGGACTGGGGGGTCCCCGTACCCCTTGAGGGAAATGATGGTAAGATAATCTATGTCTGGGGTGAGGCCTTCCTTGGATACATATCATCAGCTGCAGCCTGGAGCAGAAAAACCGGAAAGCCCTGGAGGGAATACTGGGATGCAGGGGCGGTTCACTTCATAGGAAAGGACATAATATACCACCACGCCATATTCTGGCCAGCCCTCCTCATGGCCTACGGGTGCAGAATCCCTGAGAACATAATAGCCGGGGAGTACCTCTCACTTGAGGGGAGGAAGATGTCCACCAGTAAGAACTGGGTTGTCTGGACATCAGATTTCCTTGAAAGATTCCATAAGGACCTTCTGCGGTACTACCTCACAGTCAACGCCCCCCTGACCAGGGACACCGATTTCTCATGGGACGACTTCCAGAGGAGGGTCAACGATGAACTGGCAGATGTCCTTGGAAACTTCCTCCACCGGACATTCTCATTCACAGGAAGGTTCTTTGATGGCAGGGTGCCTGAACCATCAGAACTCACAGCAGAGGACGAGGAGTTCCTCAACTCCATAAGAAGAGCCCCAGATACTGTGGGTGAGCTCCTGGAGAATTTCCAGTTCAGGGACGCCATGATGTCAGTGATTAAACTTGCAAAGAAGGGTAACAAGTACTTCAACGATCAGGAACCATGGAGGGCCATTAAGGAGTCACCTGAGAGGGCCTCAACATGCCTCCATCTATGCAACCTCCTTGCGGCCAACCTCGGAAAACTCTTAATGCCCTTCATGCCGTCCTCAGCAGGGAGAGTGCTCTCCATCATGAACATGGAGGATGAACCGTGGGGCTTCCATGAACTTGAAGCGGGAAGGGTCATAGAGAGGGCCAGGCCCCTCTTCTCAAAGATACCCGATGAGGTAATTGAGAAGGAGAAATCAAAACTCATCAAGGAGGAGGATAGTGTGTCTGAAACCGTGACAATCGATGACTTTGCAGCCCTGGACATCAGGGTGGGTGTTATAAGATCAGCTGAGAGAATAGAGGGGTCAGATAAACTCCTCAAACTCATGATAGACGTGGGTGAAAGGGAAATGCAGGTGGTTGCAGGCCTTGCAGAGAAGTACAGCCCCGAGGATCTCCTTGAAAGGAAGGTTACGGTCCTTGCCAACCTCAAACCCGCCAAACTCTTTGGTGTTAAATCCGAGGGTATGGTCCTTGCAACCGGGGAATCACTGAACATACTGGACCCCGGTGATGCAGGTATCGGTGAACGGATAATGTAG
- a CDS encoding DUF530 domain-containing protein has protein sequence MNESGLIARSERFLESIRDRRISEDDLRSPEALLNLYIYLRGNLEELQDLKEAMELRGFKYPFRSISGYSTHQSPEIAEDIHDIKRHAQYFRMKASVKKNLLDRVNSAISSHRIALGNIEEHVFLKCQECSRTLRLGEVELHDPSGDVECPCGSDNLKVRFNDRALCRPEIIPHLPLSGDYMVKMSELSLWARKALKKIMRLLKNEKKGAVRSATLVIRVLEDGRWIRRRITLDSEDNDYERMLRQRYGPNVRVELIQFHRKKSSIVNDRYTRTALALAYAGLSQKIIDEIRDAVYRENLRDYDAVERYREIVFDARTYSPDLRISEDELSEVRLQRMHRLIHEAGLGDENGNLNPLLKEDLETMEELKREIFRDVPVNLILWDVAFYYLGTSLDRRSKYSGPFPNLRPVLDRTQVRTFDEFSEDALELLRGYWNCGMVYIENLGDVLMRKFEIEEKMKGLHMKPDPLAFGAAVLHMEAGIDAETCAELFHVNVEDVVEEERSIENLGKPSTDRAKMFLNLIKGD, from the coding sequence ATGAACGAATCAGGTCTAATTGCAAGGTCAGAAAGGTTTCTGGAGAGCATAAGGGATAGGAGGATCTCTGAGGATGATCTCAGATCACCGGAGGCACTCCTTAACCTTTACATATACCTCCGGGGAAACCTTGAGGAGCTTCAGGATCTGAAGGAGGCCATGGAGCTGAGGGGCTTCAAGTACCCTTTCAGGTCAATATCCGGGTACAGCACCCACCAGTCCCCTGAAATCGCTGAGGACATTCATGACATAAAGAGGCACGCCCAGTACTTCCGCATGAAGGCATCTGTAAAGAAGAACCTCCTTGACAGGGTTAACTCTGCAATCTCATCCCACAGGATAGCCCTTGGTAACATTGAGGAGCACGTTTTCCTCAAATGCCAGGAATGTTCAAGGACCCTGCGGCTGGGAGAGGTTGAGCTCCATGACCCATCAGGAGATGTTGAATGCCCCTGTGGATCAGATAACCTCAAGGTCAGGTTCAATGACCGGGCACTATGCAGGCCAGAGATAATACCGCACCTCCCCCTCTCAGGGGATTACATGGTGAAGATGTCCGAACTGAGCCTCTGGGCCAGGAAGGCCCTCAAGAAGATAATGAGGCTCCTTAAAAATGAAAAGAAGGGGGCTGTAAGATCGGCCACCCTGGTTATAAGGGTCCTTGAGGATGGTAGGTGGATCAGAAGGCGCATAACCCTTGACAGTGAGGATAATGACTACGAGAGGATGCTGAGGCAGAGGTATGGCCCAAATGTGAGGGTGGAGCTGATACAGTTCCACAGGAAAAAATCCAGCATAGTGAATGACAGGTACACCAGGACCGCCCTTGCACTTGCATATGCCGGCCTATCCCAGAAGATAATAGATGAGATACGGGATGCGGTCTACAGGGAGAACCTCAGGGATTACGATGCCGTGGAGAGGTACCGGGAGATAGTCTTTGATGCCAGAACATATTCACCGGATCTCAGGATTTCCGAGGATGAACTCAGTGAGGTACGATTGCAGAGGATGCACAGGCTAATCCATGAAGCAGGTCTTGGTGATGAGAACGGTAACCTGAACCCCCTGCTAAAGGAGGACCTTGAGACAATGGAGGAACTCAAGAGGGAGATCTTCAGGGATGTTCCCGTGAACCTCATTCTCTGGGACGTTGCCTTCTACTACCTTGGAACATCCCTGGACCGTCGCTCCAAGTACTCGGGTCCATTTCCCAACCTCAGACCCGTACTTGACAGGACACAGGTGAGGACCTTCGATGAGTTCAGCGAGGACGCCCTGGAACTCCTCAGAGGGTACTGGAACTGTGGAATGGTCTACATTGAGAACCTGGGGGATGTTCTCATGAGAAAATTTGAAATTGAGGAGAAAATGAAGGGCCTGCACATGAAACCTGACCCCCTTGCATTTGGTGCCGCTGTGCTGCACATGGAGGCAGGTATTGATGCTGAAACATGTGCTGAACTCTTCCATGTAAATGTGGAGGACGTGGTCGAGGAGGAGAGGAGCATTGAAAACCTGGGTAAGCCATCTACTGACAGGGCTAAAATGTTTCTCAACCTTATAAAAGGTGATTGA
- a CDS encoding DUF1699 family protein: MAEKVHLNQPLTSRRIIEILEKNPDLKKITCPISLYHRTSKRYLEALEELGVEVEPVKRIGRPRKYTEKDVKMVQNLLREGKTPKQISGITDIPLKTVYYLKGDMKLKRGKKRKYDKNTRLRVREMARKGVPARKISEELGIPLRTVYYILKNG; encoded by the coding sequence ATGGCAGAGAAAGTCCATTTAAATCAGCCTCTTACTTCAAGGAGGATAATTGAGATCCTTGAGAAGAACCCTGACCTCAAGAAGATCACATGCCCCATAAGCCTCTATCACCGTACATCAAAGAGGTATCTAGAGGCCCTTGAGGAACTTGGAGTGGAGGTTGAACCCGTTAAGAGAATCGGGAGACCCCGGAAGTACACAGAAAAGGACGTTAAGATGGTGCAGAACCTTTTAAGGGAGGGTAAAACCCCAAAACAGATTTCGGGTATCACAGACATACCCCTGAAGACTGTCTACTACCTCAAGGGCGATATGAAACTGAAGAGGGGTAAGAAAAGGAAGTATGACAAGAACACGCGCCTCAGGGTTCGTGAAATGGCCAGAAAAGGCGTTCCAGCCAGAAAGATTTCTGAAGAGCTTGGGATACCCCTCAGAACAGTATACTATATACTCAAGAATGGCTGA
- a CDS encoding MraY family glycosyltransferase, translated as MVLNFTPEYSSVLIVSIICCIISFTSTYTVMPRLISKLKDANVVGNDIHKISKPIVAEMGGIGILFGFTIGMFLGMYFFPRLHYELMVTLLVILLVGIVGMVDDLVRLSSREKLFLLFLAGLPIIWVAPPNVGILYMIMMPVAVSIASNLTNMLAGLNGIESGLGSIAMTALTASCIIMGKYNVSIITMAMLGALLAFLIYNRYPSRVFPGDVGTLIIGACIASVAFIGRIKIIALIVLLPNIIDGLLKFYSAGVVERHRHRPTEISEDGKLIAPPEGFNSLIRWILRRPMTEKRVVMIVWSIGVFFGALGVLLAFILPLDPF; from the coding sequence ATGGTTCTGAATTTTACACCTGAATATTCATCTGTACTTATCGTATCAATAATCTGCTGTATCATCTCATTTACATCAACATATACCGTTATGCCAAGGCTCATAAGTAAGCTCAAGGATGCCAACGTCGTTGGAAACGACATACATAAAATCTCAAAGCCCATCGTGGCAGAGATGGGTGGTATCGGGATACTCTTTGGGTTCACGATTGGAATGTTTCTGGGGATGTACTTCTTTCCGCGCCTCCACTACGAACTCATGGTGACGCTCCTTGTGATACTACTTGTGGGTATAGTGGGGATGGTTGATGACCTTGTGAGGCTCTCCTCACGTGAAAAACTCTTCCTTCTATTCCTTGCAGGTCTCCCCATAATATGGGTGGCCCCCCCCAACGTCGGAATACTCTACATGATCATGATGCCAGTTGCAGTTTCAATAGCATCAAACCTCACAAACATGCTTGCTGGCCTGAATGGTATCGAATCTGGCCTTGGATCAATTGCAATGACGGCCCTTACCGCCTCATGTATCATAATGGGCAAATACAATGTCTCCATAATAACCATGGCAATGCTGGGGGCACTCCTGGCGTTCCTCATCTACAACAGGTACCCATCAAGGGTATTCCCTGGGGATGTGGGAACCCTAATAATAGGGGCCTGCATAGCCTCTGTTGCATTCATAGGTAGGATCAAGATAATAGCACTCATCGTCCTCCTCCCCAACATCATAGATGGCCTCCTGAAGTTCTACAGTGCAGGTGTCGTTGAGAGGCACAGGCACAGGCCCACAGAAATCTCAGAGGACGGTAAACTCATAGCTCCACCTGAAGGATTCAACTCCCTCATAAGGTGGATACTTAGAAGACCAATGACCGAGAAGAGGGTTGTGATGATAGTGTGGTCGATTGGGGTATTCTTCGGGGCCCTTGGGGTTCTGCTTGCATTCATACTCCCTCTGGACCCCTTCTAA
- a CDS encoding tetratricopeptide repeat protein: MILIILSIFDFLKGDEGGESLEKYLRKLEELLEEEFDTLIRIATFYADEGDTREALDYLERAYKVASDMNDEELMAFALDSMGDVYLSDRKIKTAMEYFKEALRIYNSVNSPLRKDLREKIKEVEKIREAIDIASLNRLQEEAEAEMAEVDLGAIEPFLDRLVERVESLTMYQSQSYEDSISQIREAYQIARDIGDTATEASLLLLLGAYSLKNEDFSESRKYLKKAEDLFKKTNNDMGLAVAMVLMGVLEFIENNPEGVASAFRGAVEIFQKLDEREMESVTLELLNKLYSF; encoded by the coding sequence ATGATATTAATTATTCTGAGCATATTTGATTTTCTCAAGGGGGATGAGGGCGGTGAATCACTGGAGAAGTACCTGCGCAAACTTGAGGAACTTCTTGAGGAGGAATTTGACACCCTCATAAGGATAGCCACCTTTTATGCTGATGAGGGCGATACCCGTGAGGCACTTGATTACCTTGAAAGGGCCTACAAGGTGGCCTCTGACATGAATGACGAGGAGCTCATGGCTTTTGCCCTTGACTCCATGGGTGACGTCTACCTCAGTGATAGAAAAATCAAAACTGCAATGGAGTACTTTAAGGAGGCGCTCCGGATTTATAACTCTGTTAATTCACCACTCAGAAAGGATCTGAGGGAAAAGATCAAGGAAGTCGAAAAGATCAGGGAGGCCATAGATATAGCAAGCCTCAACCGCCTCCAGGAGGAGGCTGAAGCTGAGATGGCAGAGGTGGATCTCGGTGCCATTGAGCCATTCCTGGACAGACTCGTCGAAAGGGTTGAATCACTTACAATGTACCAGTCACAGTCCTATGAGGACTCCATATCCCAGATAAGGGAGGCCTACCAGATTGCAAGGGATATTGGCGATACAGCCACAGAGGCGTCATTGCTTCTGCTTCTGGGGGCTTATTCACTTAAAAATGAGGACTTCAGCGAGTCAAGGAAGTACCTTAAGAAGGCCGAGGATCTTTTCAAAAAGACAAACAATGACATGGGACTTGCCGTTGCAATGGTCCTCATGGGGGTCCTCGAATTCATAGAAAACAACCCTGAGGGTGTTGCATCAGCTTTCAGGGGGGCTGTTGAAATCTTCCAGAAACTGGATGAGAGGGAGATGGAGTCCGTGACCCTTGAGCTCCTCAACAAACTCTACAGTTTCTGA
- a CDS encoding RAD55 family ATPase, whose amino-acid sequence MRDIMSENYTTGIAGLDDILGELEPGSVMLVTGPPKAGKSVLATEFIYRGLQAGNPCLFIAAEYGYRDLQRNTMAFNWFIQTFSDKLHVIDLPTGLGGAKPQDSGNIRYSALQNTTDLMVKVGIATRSLYQESGIFLSAFDSASILLAFNPPRLVLRVLKAYNNRVREANGIALVAYTEGVADPEIEKGVPELFDVHIRMDGSMISSSTPSGTREAPYRIGEQGLLVG is encoded by the coding sequence ATGAGGGATATCATGAGTGAGAACTACACCACCGGTATAGCTGGACTTGATGATATCCTGGGTGAACTGGAGCCTGGTTCAGTCATGCTGGTCACGGGGCCCCCCAAGGCAGGTAAATCCGTACTTGCAACCGAGTTCATCTACAGAGGACTCCAGGCCGGAAACCCATGCCTTTTCATAGCGGCGGAATACGGCTACAGGGACCTGCAGAGGAACACGATGGCCTTTAACTGGTTCATCCAGACATTCAGTGATAAGCTTCATGTAATCGATCTTCCAACCGGACTTGGGGGTGCTAAACCCCAGGATTCAGGAAACATAAGGTATTCAGCCCTTCAGAACACCACAGACCTCATGGTCAAGGTTGGTATAGCCACAAGAAGCCTCTACCAGGAATCTGGAATATTTCTTTCAGCCTTTGACTCCGCATCCATTCTCCTGGCATTCAACCCCCCAAGGCTTGTGCTGAGGGTGCTCAAGGCCTACAATAACCGTGTGAGGGAGGCCAATGGAATAGCACTGGTGGCATACACAGAGGGGGTTGCGGATCCGGAAATAGAGAAGGGGGTCCCTGAACTTTTCGATGTGCATATCCGCATGGATGGCTCAATGATATCTTCCAGCACCCCCTCAGGGACCAGGGAGGCGCCCTACAGGATAGGTGAACAGGGCCTTCTGGTGGGCTGA